The Arctopsyche grandis isolate Sample6627 chromosome 7, ASM5162203v2, whole genome shotgun sequence genome includes a window with the following:
- the LOC143914934 gene encoding carboxypeptidase D isoform X2, with the protein MGFLRQLLWTSFTIVAVVILNANAQEYPHPLGSEASPRIGTGPIVHYNDFKDNGFNLDFTYHDHDEMTRFLRATSARFPNLTALYSIGKSVQGRDLWVMVVSASPYEHMIGKPDVKYIGNIHGNEAVGKELLLHMIQYLVTSYDTDPYIKWMLDNTRIHILPSLNPDGYAVSKEGQCDGGQGRYNARGFDLNRNFPDYFKQNNKRAQPETEAVKEWISKIQFVLSGSLHGGALVASYPFDNTPNSMFQSYSSTPSLTPDDDVFKHLSLTYSNNHAKMSRSVSCKSGSKNFENGITNGAAWYPLTGGMQDYNYVWYGCMEVTLELSCCKFPPAHELPKYWQDNKMSLIKFLAEAHRGAHGFVMDDNGNPVEKASLKIKGRDVGFQTTKYGEFWRILMPGMYKMEVYADGFAPKEIDFIVVDTHPTTLNVTLHSAKGYFPKPGPKKPYQPQRKVQTALLPAAGDFIFPKN; encoded by the exons ATGGGATTTCTCAGGCAGTTGTTATGGACGAGTTTCACTATAGTAGCGGTGGTCATCCTGAATGCCAATGCCCAGGAGTACCCTCATCCTTTAGGGTCGGAGGCCTCACCGAGGATTGGAACTG GTCCGATAGTACACTATAATGATTTCAAAGATAATGGATTCAATCTGGACTTCACATACCATGATCATGATGAGATGACAAGATTCTTGAGGGCCACTAGTGCAAGATTTCCGAACTTGACTGCTTTATATTCAATTGGAAAGTCTGTTCAAg gtcGCGATTTGTGGGTGATGGTGGTGTCCGCTTCACCATACGAGCATATGATCGGAAAGCCGGACGTTAAATACATTGGTAACATCCACGGAAATGAAGCCGTTGGTAAAGAGCTGTTGCTTCACATGATTCAA TATCTTGTGACGTCGTACGACACCGACCCATACATTAAATGGATGTTGGACAATAcgcgtatacatattttaccatCGTTGAATCCTGATGGATATGCAGTAAGCAAAGAAGGACAGTGTGATGGTGGACAAGGACG TTATAACGCAAGAGGCTTCGATTTGAACAGAAACTTCCCCGACTACTTCAAACAGAACAACAAACGTGCCCAACCAGAAACGGAAGCCGTTAAGGAGTGGATCAGCAAAATACAATTTGTCTTGTCAGGATCATTACACGGCGGAGCCCTCGTAGCCAGTTACCCCTTCGACAACACGCCAAATTCTA TGTTCCAAAGCTATTCTTCAACCCCATCACTCACACCGGACGACGATGTCTTCAAACATTTATCGCTAACGTATTCGAACAACCATGCAAAGATGTCACGCAGCGTATCCTGCAAATCAGGAAGTAAGAACTTTGAAAACGGAATCACAAACGGTGCTGCTTGGTATCCTCTTACTG gTGGTATGCAAGATTATAATTACGTTTGGTACGGTTGTATGGAGGTAACTCTGGAATTGTCCTGTTGCAAGTTCCCACCAGCTCACGAGTTGCCCAAATATTGGCAAGATAATAAAATG TCTCTTATTAAATTCTTGGCTGAAGCTCATCGAGGCGCTCACGGCTTTGTGATGGACGATAACGGCAATCCTGTCGAGAAGGCATCGTTAAAGATCAAAGGTAGAGATGTTGGCTTCCAGACGACAAAGTATGGAGAGTTTTGGAGGATATTGATGCCTGGAATGTACAAAATGGAG GTTTATGCTGATGGATTCGCACCTAAAGAGATTGATTTCATCGTCGTGGATACACATCCGACTACTTTGAATGTTACACTTCATTCTGCAAAA GGTTACTTCCCGAAACCAGGACCAAAGAAACCGTATCAGCCACAGAGAAAGGTTCAGACAGCATTGTTGCCGGCCGCTGGCGATTTCATAtttcctaaaaattaa
- the LOC143914934 gene encoding carboxypeptidase M isoform X1 translates to MVVSASPYEHMIGKPDVKYIGNIHGNEAVGKELLLHMIQYLVTSYDTDPYIKWMLDNTRIHILPSLNPDGYAVSKEGQCDGGQGRYNARGFDLNRNFPDYFKQNNKRAQPETEAVKEWISKIQFVLSGSLHGGALVASYPFDNTPNSMFQSYSSTPSLTPDDDVFKHLSLTYSNNHAKMSRSVSCKSGSKNFENGITNGAAWYPLTGGMQDYNYVWYGCMEVTLELSCCKFPPAHELPKYWQDNKMSLIKFLAEAHRGAHGFVMDDNGNPVEKASLKIKGRDVGFQTTKYGEFWRILMPGMYKMEVYADGFAPKEIDFIVVDTHPTTLNVTLHSAKRIDGGPFHRPVIPPQFLSRPVQPPQENGIFSSFTNGLSNLVNNIFG, encoded by the exons ATGGTGGTGTCCGCTTCACCATACGAGCATATGATCGGAAAGCCGGACGTTAAATACATTGGTAACATCCACGGAAATGAAGCCGTTGGTAAAGAGCTGTTGCTTCACATGATTCAA TATCTTGTGACGTCGTACGACACCGACCCATACATTAAATGGATGTTGGACAATAcgcgtatacatattttaccatCGTTGAATCCTGATGGATATGCAGTAAGCAAAGAAGGACAGTGTGATGGTGGACAAGGACG TTATAACGCAAGAGGCTTCGATTTGAACAGAAACTTCCCCGACTACTTCAAACAGAACAACAAACGTGCCCAACCAGAAACGGAAGCCGTTAAGGAGTGGATCAGCAAAATACAATTTGTCTTGTCAGGATCATTACACGGCGGAGCCCTCGTAGCCAGTTACCCCTTCGACAACACGCCAAATTCTA TGTTCCAAAGCTATTCTTCAACCCCATCACTCACACCGGACGACGATGTCTTCAAACATTTATCGCTAACGTATTCGAACAACCATGCAAAGATGTCACGCAGCGTATCCTGCAAATCAGGAAGTAAGAACTTTGAAAACGGAATCACAAACGGTGCTGCTTGGTATCCTCTTACTG gTGGTATGCAAGATTATAATTACGTTTGGTACGGTTGTATGGAGGTAACTCTGGAATTGTCCTGTTGCAAGTTCCCACCAGCTCACGAGTTGCCCAAATATTGGCAAGATAATAAAATG TCTCTTATTAAATTCTTGGCTGAAGCTCATCGAGGCGCTCACGGCTTTGTGATGGACGATAACGGCAATCCTGTCGAGAAGGCATCGTTAAAGATCAAAGGTAGAGATGTTGGCTTCCAGACGACAAAGTATGGAGAGTTTTGGAGGATATTGATGCCTGGAATGTACAAAATGGAG GTTTATGCTGATGGATTCGCACCTAAAGAGATTGATTTCATCGTCGTGGATACACATCCGACTACTTTGAATGTTACACTTCATTCTGCAAAA CGGATAGATGGTGGTCCGTTCCATCGGCCCGTAATACCACCGCAGTTCTTGTCGAGGCCGGTGCAGCCGCCTCAAGAGAATGGCATCTTCTCATCATTCACCAACGGTTTGAGCAATCTTGTGAATAACATATTCGGTTGA
- the LOC143914937 gene encoding ras-related protein Rab-28-like: MSDSEEDAALERQVKISLVGEPSTGKSMLCTRYLGLQWAGTGVPTQGAEMLLGECSVRPTHPPVPIKLCDIAGNACNTSMLINYLYASDIIILTYDVTNLQSFESLRVWLNNIKNIFAESDAQPVLAMFGNKCDLEHQRAVRLGCAQAFAEENNLISFTGSARTGENVNSLMIILVSQVLGIPVNRSLLNNTVIKAELAPHKKNYNLERNKSIHPNVPLQTTNTTDKNRKDSDNSRDAPEKKESVRKSNKKALKELRKKASSTVCSVQ, translated from the exons ATGTCTGATTCGGAAGAAGATGCTGCTCTGGAGAGACAAGTTAAAATTTCGCTGGTTGGTGAACCGTCCACAGGAAAA AGTATGCTATGCACGCGTTACTTAGGCCTCCAGTGGGCCGGCACCGGGGTACCCACCCAAGGTGCCGAGATGCTGCTCGGCGAGTGCTCCGTTCGTCCGACTCATCCTCCAGTACCCATCAAGCTATGCGACATTGCCGGCAACGCTTGCAACACCTCCATGCTCATCAACTACCTCTACGCTTCAGAC ATAATCATCCTCACTTATGACGTCACCAATCTGCAGAGCTTCGAGTCTTTAAGGGTGTGGCTGAACAATATAAAGAATATCTTCGCCGAGTCCGATGCACAGCCGGTGTTGGCAATGTTTGGTAACAAATGTGACCTGGAACACCAGCGGGCCGTCAGATTAGGGTGCGCCCAGGCGTTCGCCGAAGAAAACAATTTGATTAGTTTCACCGGATCTGCTAGAACTGGTGAAAAT GTCAACTCTTTGATGATTATATTGGTGTCTCAAGTTTTGGGTATACCTGTGAACCGATCTTTGCTAAATAATACGGTGATCAAAGCCGAGCTGGCCCCGCAcaagaaaaattacaatttgGAAAGGAATAAATCGATACATCCAAATGTACCCTTGCAAACGACTAATACCACAGATAAAAACAGGAAAGATTCAGACAATAGCCGAGATGCTCCAGAGAAGAAAGAGAGTGTTCGAAAGTCAAATAAGAAGGCTTTGAAAGAATTAAGAAAAAAGGCATCATCGACAGTCTGCAgcgttcaataa